A stretch of the Vagococcus xieshaowenii genome encodes the following:
- the pcp gene encoding pyroglutamyl-peptidase I produces the protein MKILVTGFDPFGGDKINPAYEAVKLLPDTIEGAQIIKLEIPTVFYDSAEVLKAKILEVNPDVVLCVGQAGGRASVSIEQIAINKIEARIPDNKGNQPFDTAIQVEGDTAYVTNLPIKAMVKNIHDNGLPAYISYTAGTYVCNYIMYELMYMIATEFKEIKGGFVHVPFIPAQTVARPVDTAAMSLQDIASSIEYALAAVVTTKEDIQLNAGTTH, from the coding sequence ATGAAAATTTTAGTAACAGGTTTTGATCCATTTGGTGGAGACAAAATTAATCCAGCGTATGAAGCAGTAAAATTATTACCCGATACAATTGAAGGTGCTCAGATTATTAAATTAGAAATTCCGACAGTTTTTTATGATTCAGCAGAGGTGTTAAAAGCTAAGATACTCGAAGTGAACCCAGATGTTGTTTTATGTGTGGGACAAGCTGGCGGACGTGCGTCGGTTTCTATTGAGCAAATCGCAATCAATAAGATTGAAGCGCGCATTCCAGATAATAAAGGAAATCAGCCGTTTGATACAGCCATTCAAGTAGAAGGTGACACAGCTTACGTCACTAACTTACCCATTAAAGCAATGGTAAAAAATATCCATGATAATGGATTACCCGCATATATTTCTTATACTGCAGGGACGTATGTTTGTAATTATATTATGTATGAATTGATGTACATGATTGCAACTGAATTCAAAGAGATAAAAGGTGGATTTGTTCATGTGCCGTTTATTCCAGCCCAAACGGTTGCACGTCCAGTGGATACAGCGGCAATGAGTTTACAAGATATTGCGTCTTCTATTGAATACGCGCTGGCAGCGGTTGTTACAACGAAAGAAGACATTCAATTGAATGCTGGTACAACGCATTAA
- a CDS encoding DUF979 domain-containing protein yields the protein MSFFTSSEILLSDKLLELLFIVMGLIVIYTGIKNLSDKTNPNRVGTAFFWVVLGVVLAFGRWIPAQVNGILVLLMTVPAIAKRVNKGESRLPTKAYMQKMSDKLGLKVFIPAFAIGIFAIIFALFTNLGALVGVGVGVLVAIMSLMLLSRDNKPMTFLNDSAEMLGTVGPLSMLPMLLASLGAVFTSAGVGEVISSGVKQVIPEGNVVIGIIVYAIGMVLFTMIMGNAFAAITVMTVGIGGPFVLAYGANPALVGMLALTCGYCGTLLTPMAANFNIVPVAMLEMKNKYGVIKNQVFVALFMLVFQIVYMIIFR from the coding sequence ATGTCATTCTTTACAAGTTCAGAAATATTATTATCAGATAAGTTATTGGAATTATTATTTATTGTGATGGGGTTAATTGTCATTTATACAGGGATTAAAAATTTATCTGACAAAACCAATCCTAATCGTGTAGGCACAGCTTTTTTCTGGGTAGTTTTAGGCGTAGTATTAGCATTTGGACGTTGGATTCCAGCGCAAGTCAACGGGATATTAGTCTTGTTGATGACCGTTCCAGCAATTGCTAAACGAGTGAACAAAGGTGAGAGCCGTTTACCAACCAAAGCATACATGCAAAAAATGTCTGATAAGTTAGGGCTAAAAGTCTTTATTCCAGCCTTTGCTATTGGGATTTTTGCAATTATCTTTGCGTTGTTTACCAATTTAGGTGCTTTAGTTGGTGTCGGTGTGGGTGTGTTAGTAGCCATTATGAGTTTAATGTTATTATCAAGAGACAACAAACCTATGACATTTTTAAATGATTCTGCTGAGATGTTAGGAACAGTAGGGCCTTTAAGTATGTTGCCAATGTTACTTGCTTCGTTAGGTGCGGTATTTACAAGTGCCGGCGTGGGTGAAGTTATCTCTTCTGGTGTAAAACAAGTGATTCCAGAAGGTAATGTTGTTATTGGAATTATTGTATATGCTATTGGCATGGTATTATTCACGATGATTATGGGAAATGCGTTTGCAGCCATCACGGTAATGACCGTTGGAATCGGTGGACCGTTTGTCTTGGCCTATGGTGCCAATCCTGCGCTAGTCGGAATGTTAGCTCTAACATGTGGTTATTGTGGGACACTGTTGACGCCGATGGCAGCCAATTTTAATATCGTGCCAGTGGCAATGTTAGAAATGAAAAACAAATATGGCGTTATTAAAAACCAAGTATTTGTGGCATTGTTTATGCTAGTTTTCCAAATTGTATACATGATTATCTTTAGATAA
- a CDS encoding acetate/propionate family kinase: MSKTIAINAGSSSLKWQLFEMPEETVIAKGLVERIGLNDSIFAISYGEDQKFEQVLDLANHDEAVNLLLEKMIELNIIASFDEIEGAGHRVVAGGEHFKESALIDEASLKLIEDLAEFAPLHNPAEAKVIRVFQNILPNAVNVAVFDTSFHTTMPKENYLYSIPMEYYNKHKARKYGAHGTSHRYVSERAAELLGKPIEETKIITCHLGNGGSITAVEGGKSIDTSMGFTPLAGITMGTRSGDIDASVLPYIMEKEGITDIKEMVDILNKKSGLLGLSGVSSDMREVEEARTEDSEMAIRVFNTRIQKYIGSYIALMNGVDAIVFTAGIGENSITRRHDIMSGLTWFGCTLDEEKNNIRGVEREISTDDSTVKVFLIPTDEEVMIARDVEALKNK, from the coding sequence ATGTCAAAAACAATTGCAATCAATGCCGGAAGTTCTAGTTTAAAATGGCAATTATTTGAAATGCCAGAAGAAACAGTCATCGCTAAAGGATTAGTAGAAAGAATTGGTTTAAACGATTCAATCTTCGCTATTTCATACGGAGAAGATCAAAAGTTTGAACAAGTTTTAGATTTAGCTAACCATGATGAAGCAGTTAACTTATTATTAGAAAAAATGATCGAATTAAACATTATTGCTTCATTTGATGAAATCGAAGGAGCTGGACACCGTGTCGTTGCTGGTGGTGAACACTTCAAAGAATCAGCATTAATTGATGAAGCATCATTAAAATTAATCGAAGATTTAGCAGAATTTGCACCATTGCATAACCCTGCTGAAGCTAAAGTTATTCGTGTATTCCAAAATATTTTACCAAACGCTGTGAACGTAGCAGTATTTGATACATCATTCCATACAACAATGCCAAAAGAAAACTACTTATACAGCATTCCAATGGAGTATTACAACAAACATAAAGCGCGTAAATATGGTGCTCATGGAACAAGTCATCGTTACGTTTCAGAACGTGCAGCTGAGTTATTAGGTAAACCAATCGAAGAAACAAAAATCATCACATGTCACTTAGGTAACGGTGGTTCTATTACTGCTGTTGAAGGTGGTAAATCAATTGATACATCAATGGGATTCACACCACTTGCCGGAATTACAATGGGAACTCGTTCAGGTGATATCGATGCTTCTGTCTTACCATACATCATGGAAAAAGAAGGCATCACAGATATTAAAGAAATGGTTGATATCTTAAATAAAAAATCTGGTTTACTAGGTCTTTCAGGTGTATCAAGCGACATGCGTGAAGTCGAAGAAGCACGTACTGAAGATTCAGAAATGGCTATTCGTGTTTTCAATACACGTATTCAAAAATACATTGGTAGCTACATTGCGTTAATGAACGGTGTAGATGCGATTGTCTTCACAGCGGGTATCGGTGAGAATTCAATCACTCGTCGTCATGACATCATGTCAGGTTTAACTTGGTTTGGTTGCACATTAGACGAAGAGAAAAACAACATTCGCGGTGTTGAACGTGAAATCTCAACAGACGATTCAACAGTGAAAGTATTCTTAATCCCAACAGACGAAGAAGTAATGATTGCTCGCGACGTTGAAGCATTAAAAAACAAATAA
- the add gene encoding adenosine deaminase: MTELMPSKEFIQGLPKAELHLHIEGTLEPELKLQLADKNQMDIGFKTIDEIKESYLFNSLPSFLEVYYSGMSVLQTEDDFYQLAWAYLEKAAQHNVRRAELFFDPQAHTSRGVTFETVFNGYYRAVSESDKLGISTDLIMCFLRDMSAESAAETLEQALPYKDKILGVGLDSDEKGNPPLKFAEVFRKAKAEGFRLTMHCDIDQENSIEHIRQVLFDIGVERIDHGTNIVENQEYVDYINKHTIGLTCCPVSNGFVVDDMKGQEIIELLEQGVKVTINSDDPAYFQSYISDDLYALAQVYNLTTEQVVQLAKNSFEIAWISDEEKTKFLAEVDAYYQASSAMK; this comes from the coding sequence TTGACTGAACTAATGCCATCAAAAGAGTTTATCCAAGGATTACCGAAAGCCGAGTTACATTTGCATATTGAGGGAACTTTAGAGCCAGAACTTAAACTACAACTAGCTGACAAAAATCAAATGGATATTGGCTTTAAAACAATTGATGAAATTAAGGAGAGTTATTTATTCAATTCATTGCCTTCTTTCTTAGAAGTGTACTACAGCGGCATGAGTGTTTTACAAACCGAAGATGATTTTTACCAATTAGCGTGGGCTTATTTAGAAAAAGCCGCTCAACATAATGTTCGCCGTGCTGAATTGTTTTTCGATCCACAGGCCCATACATCACGGGGTGTAACGTTTGAAACAGTCTTCAACGGGTATTACCGCGCTGTTTCTGAAAGTGACAAACTAGGAATTAGTACTGATTTAATTATGTGTTTCTTACGCGATATGTCCGCTGAGTCCGCAGCTGAAACTTTAGAGCAAGCTTTACCCTATAAAGATAAAATTTTAGGTGTAGGGCTAGATTCTGATGAAAAAGGCAACCCGCCGTTAAAATTTGCTGAAGTTTTCAGGAAAGCAAAAGCAGAAGGTTTCCGTTTAACCATGCATTGCGATATCGATCAAGAAAATTCAATTGAACATATTCGCCAAGTACTATTTGATATTGGCGTAGAACGTATCGACCATGGGACAAATATTGTCGAAAACCAAGAATATGTTGACTATATCAATAAACATACTATTGGCTTAACTTGTTGCCCAGTTTCTAATGGCTTTGTTGTTGACGACATGAAGGGGCAAGAAATTATTGAGTTATTAGAACAAGGCGTGAAGGTAACGATCAACTCAGATGACCCCGCTTACTTCCAAAGTTATATTTCTGATGACCTATATGCATTGGCTCAAGTGTATAACTTAACAACGGAACAAGTCGTACAATTAGCAAAAAATTCATTTGAAATAGCATGGATTTCTGATGAAGAAAAAACGAAATTCTTAGCCGAAGTAGATGCTTACTATCAGGCCTCATCAGCAATGAAATAA
- a CDS encoding heavy metal-binding domain-containing protein: MIITTTNEVSGKEIATYEGIVFGEVITGVNILKDFGASIRNVFGGRSQGYEDELMVAREEALAEMSERASSRGADAIIGMKMDYEVLGSDNGMLMVTCSGTAVKLV, encoded by the coding sequence ATGATTATTACAACGACAAATGAAGTATCAGGAAAAGAAATTGCCACGTATGAAGGGATTGTTTTTGGTGAAGTAATTACAGGGGTTAATATTTTGAAAGATTTTGGCGCAAGTATTCGTAATGTTTTTGGTGGACGCTCTCAAGGATATGAAGATGAATTAATGGTAGCTCGTGAAGAAGCGTTAGCTGAGATGAGCGAACGTGCAAGTAGCCGAGGAGCAGATGCGATTATTGGAATGAAAATGGACTATGAAGTGCTAGGTTCTGATAATGGTATGTTGATGGTGACATGTAGCGGAACAGCTGTGAAACTAGTTTAA
- a CDS encoding cation:proton antiporter, with translation MNILLTLALIILLTKIADSFAIKLGLPSVVGSLLIGILVGPSFLDLIQNDHSIELFSHIGVVLLMFLAGVESDLKILRKHFKPSLITGLLGVVVPFLSFFLVSKVFNFSHETSMFIGLIFGATSLSITIQVLKELHFIKTKEGSIIIGAAVLDDVIVVIFLNFILNMINPNTTLVDMVPLLLKNVLFFAIVLAIDRFVMPICLKLLKQTKVPEKNVAFSLILAFFLSFLAEYIGMSDIIGAFFAGILISRTKFAHLVEMKVTSTTLSLFAPIFFVSIGLNLSLTNISENLWLIIVFSLLAVATKFVGGYLGGKIEKFDHLSSSIVGASLVSRGEMALILISLGLDKAFINDEIYASLVLVIIITTILAPIILKYFITKFRENETKNEQTATN, from the coding sequence ATGAATATTTTATTAACACTCGCGCTGATTATTCTACTAACAAAAATCGCTGATTCCTTCGCTATCAAGCTAGGATTACCATCAGTAGTGGGGAGTTTATTAATCGGAATATTAGTGGGGCCCTCCTTCTTAGATCTCATTCAAAATGATCATTCGATTGAGCTGTTCTCACATATTGGTGTCGTACTATTGATGTTCTTAGCCGGAGTTGAAAGTGATTTAAAAATCTTAAGAAAACATTTCAAGCCTTCTCTAATTACTGGCTTACTGGGTGTTGTCGTACCTTTTTTAAGTTTCTTTCTGGTTTCGAAAGTATTTAACTTTTCACATGAAACCTCGATGTTTATCGGCCTAATCTTTGGCGCAACCTCTTTAAGCATTACCATTCAAGTCTTGAAAGAACTTCATTTTATCAAAACAAAAGAAGGCTCTATTATTATTGGTGCAGCTGTTTTAGATGATGTTATTGTGGTTATTTTCTTAAACTTTATCTTGAACATGATTAATCCTAATACAACATTAGTGGATATGGTGCCACTACTACTGAAGAACGTGTTGTTCTTTGCAATTGTTCTAGCTATTGATCGTTTTGTTATGCCTATTTGCCTAAAGTTATTAAAGCAGACAAAAGTTCCAGAAAAGAACGTAGCATTTTCACTAATACTTGCTTTCTTTTTGAGTTTCCTAGCAGAATATATTGGCATGTCAGATATTATCGGCGCATTCTTTGCGGGAATCCTAATTTCTAGAACAAAATTTGCGCATTTAGTTGAGATGAAAGTGACAAGTACGACACTATCACTTTTCGCACCCATTTTCTTTGTGAGTATTGGCTTAAATTTATCACTAACCAATATTTCAGAAAATCTTTGGTTAATTATTGTCTTTAGCTTATTAGCTGTTGCTACTAAATTCGTAGGGGGCTATCTTGGTGGGAAAATCGAAAAATTTGACCACTTGAGTAGTTCGATTGTAGGCGCAAGTCTTGTATCTCGAGGAGAAATGGCGCTAATTTTGATTAGCTTAGGGTTAGATAAAGCCTTTATTAATGACGAAATTTACGCTAGTTTAGTTCTAGTTATTATTATTACCACTATCCTAGCACCGATTATTTTAAAATACTTTATTACCAAGTTTCGTGAAAATGAAACCAAAAATGAACAAACAGCAACTAACTAA
- the deoC gene encoding deoxyribose-phosphate aldolase: protein MEIAKLIDHTALKANTTEADIKKLISEAKEFGFFSVCINPTWIKLAAEELKDSDVKVCTVIGFPLGANASAVKAFETTQAIADGADEVDMVINVGALKSGQYDVVLNDIKAVVDAAAGKALVKVIIETSLLTDEEKVKVSELAVEAGADFVKTSTGFSTGGATAADVKLMKDTVGDNAQVKASGGIHSLEDVEAMVEAGATRIGASAGVAIVSGMQADQSGY, encoded by the coding sequence ATGGAGATAGCAAAATTAATTGACCACACAGCACTAAAAGCAAACACAACTGAGGCTGATATCAAAAAATTAATCTCAGAAGCAAAAGAATTTGGTTTCTTTTCAGTTTGTATTAACCCAACATGGATTAAATTAGCTGCTGAAGAATTAAAAGATAGCGATGTTAAGGTATGTACGGTTATTGGTTTCCCACTAGGAGCAAATGCTTCAGCAGTTAAGGCATTTGAAACAACACAAGCAATTGCTGATGGAGCAGATGAAGTTGACATGGTTATCAACGTTGGCGCATTAAAATCTGGTCAGTACGATGTAGTATTGAACGATATTAAAGCCGTTGTTGATGCCGCAGCTGGTAAAGCGCTAGTTAAAGTAATTATTGAAACATCATTATTAACCGATGAAGAAAAAGTAAAAGTTTCTGAATTAGCAGTAGAAGCAGGGGCTGACTTTGTTAAAACATCAACAGGTTTCTCAACAGGTGGGGCAACTGCTGCTGATGTGAAATTGATGAAAGATACAGTAGGCGATAACGCACAAGTGAAAGCTTCAGGTGGTATTCATTCATTAGAAGACGTAGAAGCAATGGTTGAAGCCGGTGCAACACGTATTGGTGCAAGTGCAGGGGTTGCAATTGTTTCTGGTATGCAAGCAGATCAATCAGGTTATTAA
- a CDS encoding DUF969 domain-containing protein: MQDILTLLGVLIVIVGFALKLDAILIITISLIVTALVGGLGIDGMLEVLGTSFVNNRGMTIFILIMLATGTLERNGLKESAATFIQRFKNVSASVIIGIYGVFRMIMAAFNVSFGGVAGFVRPIIFPMTVGTLESKGLEPNPEYEEELKGMSSAMENICWFFGQVLFIGGPGGLLVQSTLKSLGYDVSLGTLAFYEIPVAIVALVVACGYFIWKDKQLMKKFYGKTKKEAK; this comes from the coding sequence GTGCAAGATATATTGACGCTATTAGGTGTGCTAATTGTGATAGTTGGTTTCGCACTGAAATTAGACGCTATATTGATTATTACGATTTCATTGATCGTGACAGCTTTAGTCGGTGGTCTAGGAATTGATGGGATGTTGGAAGTTTTAGGAACAAGCTTTGTTAATAACCGTGGGATGACCATTTTTATTTTAATTATGTTAGCAACCGGAACATTAGAAAGAAATGGTTTGAAAGAATCGGCTGCAACGTTTATTCAACGCTTCAAAAATGTTTCAGCAAGTGTAATTATTGGGATTTATGGTGTGTTTAGAATGATCATGGCAGCCTTTAATGTAAGTTTTGGTGGTGTTGCTGGTTTTGTTCGTCCAATAATTTTTCCTATGACTGTTGGGACTTTAGAATCAAAAGGGTTAGAGCCTAATCCTGAATACGAAGAAGAATTAAAAGGCATGTCGTCGGCCATGGAAAATATTTGTTGGTTCTTTGGACAAGTATTATTTATTGGTGGTCCAGGTGGATTACTTGTACAATCAACATTAAAGAGTCTAGGATACGACGTGAGTTTAGGGACATTAGCTTTCTACGAAATTCCAGTTGCAATTGTGGCACTCGTTGTGGCGTGTGGATACTTCATTTGGAAAGATAAACAGCTAATGAAGAAATTTTATGGAAAAACGAAAAAGGAGGCAAAATAG
- a CDS encoding MucBP domain-containing protein, translating to MKKTRVCKGVYVGLLLGTLILTPPAFAEEQVQPTMTLPTINLPQINHNLSEIPLTSDETITDDAIINPSETTTSNAGAGVNLAIWDASLNEEIAVMPFYGQPGTILTIPIDTSMGQLISVTGGDFAIQDPGAIVGTYPNPNEIIDISVRIMPVAAQPVQIDVNFIDEDGKAVIGAPLTTYYGKPGETITVTPSNIPGYTFSDEHSFAVPEDAHYTDFISVDLMYTRNDLTLTIQHLDENRQPIIDDELINGKIGDEISIKPVDIEGYTYKQTSRSLLSFTFGSTDETISLEYVRKQDARDEMEELDKVEDDDEKNKDKTEEKELITPTTMTAPKTEPAITATPNADIPTTTNNDLKNVTPKGIDSLINQPKKTIDSPSITQPTQTKETNQDPKSTLPQTDEQPTKAASFLGAFLLIFICLIYKIKRLI from the coding sequence ATGAAAAAAACACGAGTGTGTAAAGGAGTTTATGTAGGATTACTTTTGGGAACACTGATTCTTACACCTCCTGCTTTTGCAGAAGAACAGGTACAACCTACCATGACCTTACCGACGATTAACTTACCGCAAATTAATCATAACCTTTCAGAGATACCCCTTACATCTGATGAAACCATAACAGATGACGCCATAATAAATCCCTCAGAAACAACAACAAGTAACGCTGGGGCAGGAGTTAACTTAGCCATATGGGATGCTAGCCTGAATGAAGAAATCGCTGTTATGCCCTTTTACGGTCAACCTGGTACCATCTTAACTATTCCGATTGATACTTCGATGGGACAATTAATCAGTGTGACGGGTGGAGATTTCGCCATTCAAGACCCCGGAGCAATCGTGGGTACTTATCCTAACCCAAATGAAATCATTGATATTTCTGTTAGAATAATGCCTGTTGCAGCACAGCCTGTTCAAATAGACGTCAATTTCATCGATGAAGATGGCAAGGCAGTCATAGGTGCCCCACTGACCACTTATTATGGGAAACCTGGCGAAACAATAACCGTTACTCCCTCCAATATTCCAGGTTATACGTTTAGCGATGAACACTCGTTTGCTGTGCCTGAAGATGCTCACTATACTGACTTTATTTCAGTTGATCTGATGTATACAAGAAATGACCTCACCTTAACCATTCAACACCTCGATGAGAATCGTCAACCAATCATAGATGACGAATTAATTAACGGGAAAATTGGCGATGAAATCAGTATCAAACCTGTTGATATTGAAGGATACACTTATAAACAGACAAGTCGTTCGTTACTTTCATTCACCTTTGGTTCAACCGATGAAACAATCTCGTTAGAATATGTGCGTAAACAAGATGCAAGGGATGAAATGGAAGAGCTCGATAAAGTTGAAGATGATGATGAAAAAAATAAGGATAAAACTGAAGAAAAGGAACTTATCACACCTACCACAATGACTGCACCAAAAACTGAACCAGCCATTACAGCCACTCCTAACGCTGATATACCTACTACAACAAACAATGATTTGAAAAACGTAACGCCTAAGGGCATAGACAGCTTAATCAATCAACCGAAAAAAACAATTGATAGTCCTAGCATTACACAACCTACGCAAACAAAAGAAACAAATCAAGATCCAAAAAGCACTCTCCCACAAACGGACGAACAACCCACCAAAGCTGCGAGTTTTCTAGGTGCTTTTCTGCTTATCTTTATTTGTCTAATCTATAAAATAAAACGTCTTATTTAA
- a CDS encoding DUF368 domain-containing protein, translating into MTHTMKDWLLRFIKGMFIGSGFILPGVSGGALAAIFGIYERIISFLAHITRNFKQNVLYFIPIGLGGIFGVFLLSFGVSFLLGNYETIILWFFVGCIIGTTPALWKEAGKEGRNNNDLMILVITFILGALFLFFGQGLFGTVDQNFFTWMIAGALIGLGMIVPGLSPSNFLVYMGMYKAMSDGIKTMNLGILIPIAIGGLVCVLGLSKIMDAIFQRHFSKLFHFILGIVFASTIMIIPTNYAGFGTIQYLLCFIMCLLGAWLGKWMSDLEEKYK; encoded by the coding sequence ATGACACATACTATGAAAGACTGGCTGTTACGCTTTATCAAAGGGATGTTTATCGGCTCTGGCTTTATTTTACCTGGCGTTAGCGGCGGTGCATTAGCGGCAATTTTTGGGATTTATGAACGTATCATTTCATTTTTAGCACATATCACCAGAAACTTTAAACAAAATGTGCTTTATTTTATTCCCATCGGTCTAGGAGGAATATTTGGCGTTTTCCTATTATCTTTTGGGGTTAGTTTCTTACTTGGTAATTACGAAACGATCATCCTTTGGTTCTTCGTGGGCTGTATTATCGGCACGACTCCTGCACTTTGGAAAGAAGCAGGTAAAGAAGGGCGCAATAATAACGATCTAATGATTTTAGTCATTACCTTTATCTTAGGCGCACTATTTCTATTCTTTGGTCAAGGCTTATTTGGAACTGTCGACCAAAACTTTTTCACGTGGATGATTGCAGGTGCATTGATTGGCTTAGGGATGATTGTCCCTGGTCTTAGCCCTTCTAATTTCCTTGTTTATATGGGCATGTACAAAGCAATGTCTGATGGTATTAAAACGATGAATCTTGGCATTTTAATTCCAATCGCTATCGGTGGATTGGTCTGTGTATTAGGTTTATCAAAAATAATGGACGCGATTTTCCAACGACATTTTTCAAAACTATTCCATTTTATTTTAGGAATTGTATTTGCTTCAACCATTATGATTATCCCGACAAATTACGCCGGTTTTGGGACTATTCAATACCTTCTTTGTTTTATTATGTGTTTGTTAGGCGCTTGGCTTGGCAAATGGATGAGTGACTTAGAGGAAAAATACAAATAA
- a CDS encoding glycoside hydrolase family 18 protein, whose translation MDVLVNNRKRRLLSIVCLMILTFFGLIPQAAASSEKFKIIGYLPDYDTQHIDSTVNLAQFTDVNYFSVVPTGDGKLKFTDSGNPEQLKALVEKAHAKNVRVGVSIGGWNLSDNFSAATDQSTLKTFVSSIKRFANDYELDTIDIDWEYPESNEAERFETFIKTLKASLGDTYVSITVPSGVAANSQPSGHWEVHFTPEALKAADWINIMSYDAQIEGYPNHSTTELHKANLDYWNEILGGKHMDKLVSGLPFYGKAADGSVMTYRNIIKEAPTVPLEDEVTINDVTYYINNKQTVRDKTLASIKTGSGGIMVWAPTMDTERSSSTNLMKVMSDTVDKEHVMLNRANSLAAEPPNSLVAKKINWLDIISVIIGLLLLSLGIPLILGYWQKYLPQQLKGKKINKKAFAKLIGFTAVILGLLFVLMGLTPWWVPTLYVVGLIAIFIKLLK comes from the coding sequence ATGGATGTTTTGGTAAATAATAGAAAGAGGCGCCTCTTAAGTATTGTTTGTTTAATGATACTGACTTTTTTTGGGTTGATTCCACAAGCGGCTGCTTCGAGTGAAAAGTTTAAAATAATAGGTTACTTGCCGGATTATGATACGCAACATATTGATAGTACGGTTAATTTGGCACAGTTTACGGATGTTAATTATTTTTCGGTAGTCCCAACAGGTGATGGGAAATTAAAATTTACGGATAGTGGTAACCCAGAACAGTTAAAAGCATTAGTAGAAAAAGCTCATGCTAAAAATGTTAGGGTAGGGGTTAGTATTGGTGGGTGGAATTTAAGCGATAACTTTTCTGCTGCGACTGATCAATCAACGCTCAAAACATTTGTAAGTAGCATCAAACGTTTTGCAAATGATTATGAATTAGATACAATCGATATCGATTGGGAGTATCCAGAATCTAATGAAGCAGAACGTTTTGAAACATTTATTAAGACATTGAAAGCTTCGTTGGGAGACACTTATGTCTCAATAACAGTTCCTTCAGGTGTGGCAGCCAATAGTCAACCAAGTGGTCATTGGGAAGTGCATTTTACCCCTGAAGCATTAAAAGCTGCTGATTGGATTAATATTATGTCTTATGATGCTCAAATTGAAGGCTATCCTAATCATTCAACCACTGAATTGCACAAAGCTAACTTGGATTACTGGAATGAAATTTTAGGCGGTAAACATATGGACAAATTGGTATCAGGTCTTCCATTTTACGGTAAGGCGGCGGATGGTTCCGTTATGACGTATCGTAATATTATTAAAGAAGCACCTACTGTACCGCTAGAGGACGAAGTGACGATTAATGACGTTACTTATTATATTAATAACAAGCAAACCGTAAGAGATAAAACACTTGCTTCAATTAAAACTGGCTCAGGTGGTATTATGGTTTGGGCACCTACTATGGATACTGAGAGATCTAGTTCAACTAACTTGATGAAGGTGATGTCTGACACAGTGGATAAAGAGCATGTTATGCTGAATCGTGCGAACTCATTGGCAGCAGAACCACCCAATAGCTTAGTAGCTAAGAAGATTAATTGGTTAGACATTATTAGTGTCATTATAGGGCTACTATTATTGAGTCTAGGTATTCCATTAATTTTAGGTTATTGGCAAAAATATTTACCACAACAATTAAAAGGTAAAAAAATTAACAAAAAAGCTTTTGCTAAATTGATAGGTTTTACAGCAGTCATTCTAGGTCTGCTATTTGTTTTGATGGGCTTAACGCCATGGTGGGTTCCAACGTTATATGTCGTAGGATTAATTGCAATATTTATAAAATTATTAAAATGA